The region agagtgttgttaaaagaagaggtgatgcaacacagtggtaaacatgcccctgtcccaacttatgTGTTGCCGGCatccaattcaaaatgggcatgtatttttccaaaaacatcaacatttctcagtttcaacatttcatatgttgtctttgaactattttaaattaaataaagggataaaaaaaatgtgcacatCGTGGCATTCTGTTTGCATTTGCAATTTACACAGTGTCTcttcttttttggaaacagggttttatTTAGGTTACTTTTAAGGCTTGTATATTAACCTTCAGTACCTTTGTTGTGTTGATATTATATACAATTGTCTACAGTGTCAACGTGGGACATTCCATCGATTTTGAAATTGAGTCTCAGATTGACCTTGGCATTAACCCCAAACTCTGTAAGTAGCTTTTTAGTCCattgtctttgttgtttttctttcactttctttatttcattatgGAATGTCGTAATTCATAAGTTTTGACACAAGGCATTATATAACCTTTTGACTGTTGCAGTTGCATTATAATAGGACTAATTCATCCTGGGAGTTTGTGGtacattgccaatataccactgtTAAAGTACTGTGTCCTGGCGGCACTCCGCAATGCATTGTGTCTAAGAACATCACTTAGTCATGGTATAGTGGTGATATTAaacaccccctcatgccttattgcttagtTATTTCCTCCCACTTACCAGTGTTTTTGTCTCAGACTGTGGAAAGGGGAAAGTTGCTGCAGACACATCCGACTGTTACCTCAACTTCCACAAGCTTCATCTCCTgttacagggagacagagagtgagtgaCTGTTCACCAACACGgtatccagaaaaaaaaattctgtaaaGAAATGTGTCAATAGTCCTGTAAAGAGACAAGTCATGTTTCAGCACAAAAATACCTTATGCTTCACATTCTGAGTGTAGACCAGGCTGGCTGAAGAGGCTGTTCACAGACTTCATCACATTCACTGTGAAGCTGGTTATCAAAAGCCAGGTAAGTAACATGAAGGAATTCACAGACTTTGAGTCAGAGTTTGACAGAGGACTCACAACTCAACTCTGCCCTCTAGTGTTTCAATGGGACCTCGAGTAATGAACGTTAATCATCGTCTATTTCCTTAATTGCAGATATGTAAGGAGATCAATAATGTGGCAAACATAATGGCTGACTTCATACAGGAACAAGCTGGTATGGTGAAGTCTGGGATGCTCCAGGACTAACAGGGTTTATTTCATAATATCTGTCAGACACAAACGTTTACAATTCCTATTTATTCCCACAGAACAAATGCTTAGTGATGGTGGCATCAGCGTGAACGTTGGCGTGACTTCTTCTCCTGTCATCACATCAAATTACATTGAATCATATCACAAGGTACAGAGCCCATAGTTAATCATGTTTAGTATCCCTTTATATAGAACACGTGCTTGGAAAATACTAACTGTTACCGTGAATGTCTGGGCATGTTTTCACCTGTTGTTGTTCTGTTGCCTCCCTCCTTTTGCCCAGGGTCTGACCCAATACAACAACATCACAGCTGTCATCAACGCGTCCGTTTTCCACCCCGGACAGCTGTCAGAGGACCGCATGCTGTACTTCTGGCTTTCTGACGAGCTCTTCAACGGCCTGATTAAAGCGGCCCACCTAGACGGACGGTTTACCCTCAACATCTCTGGCCTGGAGCTCACAGTAGGTGTTCAGACTAGTGGAGGTCATGAGATCTAATCCAGTACAACTGAGTGTTTAAGAgaaacaggatttttttttatttaaccaggttttttttttttaagacttAAGAGTCTGTTTTAAAAGGGAGACGTGGCCAAGAAGACAGCCACAATCACTAGATTACAGAATAATACCTATAACAATACGATACAACACGATCCAGCCTAAAGAAAGCATTTACACTCCTCTGTAATCTTTTATGCTCAGTTTTGAATTTATTTAGTGGCACTAACACATCTAGATAAAACACAGATTGTAAACTATTCTATGCTCTTGGTGCCCAGTAGGAGAATGCAGTCTTGCCTAATACTTTAATTGTCCTGGGAACTTTAAGTAGCAACCACCAGAGTCCCATCTCTGTGAGACTGAGGAGGCTGCACGTATACACAATAAGTAACcataattaattacataaagaAAAGTGACATTTACAATCTTCTGTCAAGATATAAGTGATAAACAAACtttattatgaaaataaaaacccagTTTCAGTTTAAACAAAATAAGATTATTCATATTAACTTTAAAGGACAGTCTGTCATCCTAACATATACCTAGGTATTTGTTGGATGACACTTTCCGTGGATGAGCCACCAAATGTGACAATGCTAAGTTTCTCTGGGTGAGTATGAGCTCTGGTAACGGTCATGGgtttcgtttttgtgtattcaAAACCAGTTTGAAACCACAAAGGGAGGCCTGCACTGACTATCATAGTTTTGATGACTTCGCTGTTATTCTATAATGTGGAAATTAGTCAAACTCaggaaatacccttgaatgagtaagtgtccaaacctttgattggtactgtacatttcatataaacatttcattgaaacattttaacaatgctAACATTGGGAATCAAACTTTTATATAATGGtacagaccttttttttttttttttttttcacttttgacCATAAGAATGTTCTCAGTCATTTAGCTTTAGCAAAGATACCGGTCCATGGTCTGCTACAGTACGCTGGAGGCAGGGTCTTTGACTGTGGCAACACTGTGGTGATGTGGTTCATTACACGCAGAGTTATTTAACATGCTGAACTTTGTTCCAGGAACTTTTCAGGGCAGATTTGTCCAGCCCAGTGCCGGAGTTCCTGAGTCAGGTATTGTGACAATCCTTACAAAGACACTACATGCAAAATCAGCAACACAGACCAGTTGAAATATCCAGGCCTTGGCACAAACCTAAATCAAAGTGTTTCTGACTGTCTTTATAATTCTTGCATTCcatacatgtacagtggatataaaaagtctatacacccgttaaaatgccaggttcttgtgatgtaaaagaatgagacaaagataaatcatgtcagaactttttccacctataacgtgtgcttttgggggatttaatgtttgtttttgaaaaacttcagccgggcttggatgtttttcgttgtaagaaaaggctaacatcttgccaccctaccccatagcccattcatatcaAGAATACAggacattgttgtcacatgtagcacacagacagtacttgccagaaattctttaagttcctttaatgttgttgtaggcttcttggaagcctccctgaccagttttcatcttgtcttttaatacattttgatgctttggaagctctctgctgaccatggcttttgctctgagatgcaactaataaaatgtcaggaaactcctacgagaacagctgaactttatttgtgagttgtcaGAGTCacttaaatgatggcaggtgtgtaatgacttctatttaacatgagtttgaatgtgattggttaattctgaacacagccacatccacagttacacttacgcaaccaggttatcgtaaagtttttatttcagtttgtttttcaattgaattgttcacattatagatcacattacaagtggaatgagttctgacatgatttatctttgtctcattcttttccatcacaaaaacctggcatttccacaggggtgtgtagaccttttatatccactgtacgtgTGCATTGTGTCAGTTTCTGTTATCTGCGGAGCCGGTGCTGAAGGTGTGGAGTGTGTCGGTACCTCACCTTTGGACAACCCCACTGGGTTCCTCTGTCAGAGCTGTGGTTGGTGTGGAGCTGACAAGCAGAGCAGAGGATATTCGAGGACTTTACTTTGAGACGgtcagacaaacaaacacatacatcgAATGATAACACAACATCAGACTTGCCTGTACTGCTCCAATAAGTAGCTGAATGAGGCCTTTTATATGTCCAGGAgatggttgttgttgtggtggcTTCATACGCTGAGAAGAAACTGGCCCTAAACACCAGAGTGTCACAGTAAGTCCACATAAACACCTATCCTGTGTAAACATATATAGGCCTAAATGCCTGTAACTTATAGTGATGGATTCACTTCCATAACAAATATGGTGCTCAACAGTTCCATCTTTGAAGATTAAATGGCAGATTCAATGGCAGTTTACTAACCAGTACCTGACACTGCTGCCTGTACTGTATCTCCGTCAATGAAAACAACTTTGCTTTTTCCCACAAAAGAATTTCCATATTGAAGGAATCAATGtccacagacacactgcaggTGAGAATTAAGTAGGCCTTCTGAATCATTATGAAAGAGAGCTCTGTCGTTGGCAGATTTCCTTTTCCTTTCTGATTTCCTTTTGCTAACCAGGTGATTGAAGGGCACATTGGATATCTGAAAGAGGCCTTGGTTAAAATAGGTGTCCCGAAAGTAACATCTGGTGAGAATCGTTTTATTCTTACCCCACATAGAATTAAGATTTACATTAAGTGTGTTGTTGTGaacataatatttttctttttgatacTGTTGTTTTTGATACTCAGAACTAGAACCAGGTTTGACTGCACTCTTGGACAAACAGGGTGTCAATCTATTTGATATTATCAGGCCTCAGGTTGTTTCTCAAGATGTAAGTATTCATATGTGTACTCTACTTTTCCTTTAATAACTCTAATGAACGTGAATACTCAATCTATAGGTAACTAAATACTTGGTATACATTGCTAATACTCATTGTAATCtctgaacacacagacaattATACAGTAAAGGATTTAGTACCCATAAAACAATACTTATTATAATCTGTCTTTCTACCTGTAGGGTTTTGTGATTATCCAGACAGACTTTGGCTTTCCTCATCATCTGCTTGTGGAATTCCTCCGTAAGACTCTCAAGTGATTGTGATACTCAACTGGTGGTCGTGCGATACCTTGATAAATAAGAAAGAAGATTTGTATTTGTATACAGTAACCAAAGAGTTGAATGTACCCATAGTAGTAGGGTATTTCCACCCATGTCTTGTAATTAGATTTGCCATGATTATCAGTTGGCACAGAGCAGGTAGAACCAGTTCCTCGCTGTTATACTACCAGGTGTTCCTTTGCCCTCTGCAAACACAATGAAGATGGTTTCAGGAAAggaaaattaaaatattaactaACTTGTTTTGTCTTGGCATGTCCCAACAAAATCTGCAAAAGTATTAAACAGTTAATGGTCTCTAAATTGTTATAGTGCATGGTGTTGATGATTTACCACATGACATGGGGGATGTTCATGCTAATACAGATTGTGAACACAAATGTCTAACTGACTCTAGTGGGAACAATACATAGAAAGACCATTTGGGTTGGGTGTAGGGGAAGATTTTAGCTGCCATCTTGTCTTCAAGAAATGTTATTATCGGTagaattttgttttatattttaccaATCTCTACCAACATTGTAATCTGTTGAATAACCAAAACTCTGCTAAACTTGAGTTTTACCAATACCACCATTTGCCATTGTACCAAACTAACAGTTCCTCCAAGTACTGCTAACAAAAAGGGCCAAAAGGTACTGTCTTGTTTACAACGGAAATGcttttgtttatacagtatagcataagaacacacacagcacagggGTAAACTAAGGTCAAAGATATTCCAAAACATGAAGCGAAAGTAAAAGCCTCTTTTGAGGTCTGGTAAGTTTCGCTTTTTATATTGCTTTTGTGGGATGCGATGCGCTAAAGCCATTTGGTAAGTTGCGCtttaattacaattattatttaatttgcaaTTTGCTTTTGGTGAAGATGTGCTCCAGGGCTATACATTACGCCACAGAAATTCAAATAACGCGCGCCCTCAGAACATCAGCGCTTTGTTTTCTGAGTAGCGTGTCCTGTCCATGCACCAATGCTATAAACTACGCACTTAAGCAAGCTTTATTTATACCGAGAAATACCAAAGTCTCTTTTTCCGTTGAGCCTTGTattaaaagaataaaaatacatacaaactGGAAATAAAACATCCAGTCATCCAACGTATTTGGAAACAGTTGAAAGCTGTTCTTCCAACAACATTTCTCTATTAGATAGTCAGGACGTTTTTTGCGTGACTGCCTTTGGTATATACAAATATCTATAAATGTCTGACCCTTCCAGATGTCAGGGACGTCCAACCAACTGAAGTACTTAGACAGTGATGTGTGGGAGCATCGTAGAACTTTTACAGCTTCTTCAAGTGAGGGAGCAGTAGCTTAGAAATACACAATTTTCAGGGGggtctggtcacccctctgagcctgggacttctctaggtttcttcctaaaattcggccttctatGGGAGTTTTttactgaaatccaacactactgttgtttgctccttggggtttaaggccgggtgtctctgtaaagcactttgtgacaactgctgttgtaaaaagggctttataaataaattttattgattgattgaccattTCTTAAGGAGTTACGGATTTAATTAATATGTAGAGTGAACAATATAGTAGCAAAAATGTAACACTGAAACTCCTTTGTGGACTACATGCAATGTACCCTGTGTTCTGTCATTAAGGTACTTTTCAAATCAGAGGTGAGTGTCTTTGGCCAGGCCCAATGAAGACACCTTTTTCAGTAATATTGAGTGATGCAGGCTGACTGTATAGAATGCCTTTGACAGGTCAACAAACAGAGCAACACAGTTTAAACCGCGATATGTAAGACCTTTACTGCTATAATCATATAATTTTCTGTAGCTATTCGTGATTCATCATAATTTAAGAATGTGTTCAAATCTTCCCCTTAATACAcactttctgtttaaaaagcagtgcattatgttataGACGTAATGAAACTGGCCcacacggattaagcctagtcaagGACTAAAATctccattgagcatgttttttctgtcctagactaggcttaatctgtgtctgcgaaagcggccca is a window of Esox lucius isolate fEsoLuc1 chromosome 19, fEsoLuc1.pri, whole genome shotgun sequence DNA encoding:
- the cetp gene encoding cholesteryl ester transfer protein — encoded protein: MMLPVLLLFLGLVGTSRSCQDPVSAYRFTGAVCRLTYPAAAVLNEKTTKVIEAAFQHTKYPSVDREKSILFVGRVKYGLANLEIHNLSIGRSEFELKAGEGIEMDISNVSAVFRGTIKYGYGSWLVNVGHSIDFEIESQIDLGINPKLYCGKGKVAADTSDCYLNFHKLHLLLQGDREPGWLKRLFTDFITFTVKLVIKSQICKEINNVANIMADFIQEQAEQMLSDGGISVNVGVTSSPVITSNYIESYHKGLTQYNNITAVINASVFHPGQLSEDRMLYFWLSDELFNGLIKAAHLDGRFTLNISGLELTELFRADLSSPVPEFLSQFLLSAEPVLKVWSVSVPHLWTTPLGSSVRAVVGVELTSRAEDIRGLYFETEMVVVVVASYAEKKLALNTRVSQISILKESMSTDTLQVIEGHIGYLKEALVKIGVPKVTSELEPGLTALLDKQGVNLFDIIRPQVVSQDGFVIIQTDFGFPHHLLVEFLRKTLK